The Macaca thibetana thibetana isolate TM-01 chromosome 19, ASM2454274v1, whole genome shotgun sequence genome has a segment encoding these proteins:
- the ZNF155 gene encoding zinc finger protein 155 translates to MRGKFGPRRRFASILRGVGIAAQAGGPMNSGKWSPFALWSRGNFGSGRRIRWILGSVVQTLCGIADTSGLLAGLYYLTRWFEPTLCLAGLCESEPVIGGRLTTWGSTKGARSPGEDLRLWHVSGRIPPSFKLHHSGVCKFPKVGGKMTTFKEAVTFKDVAVFFTEEELGLLDPAQRKLYRDVMLENFRNLLSAGHQPFHQDTFHFLREEKFWMMETVTQREGNSGSKIQTELESVPEAGTQEEWSCQQIWEQIAKDLTRSQDSIINNSQFFENGDVPSQVEAGLPTIHIGQKPSQGGKCKQSFSDVSIFDLPQQLYSGEKSHTCDECGKSICYISALHVHQRVHMGDKLFTCDVCGKEFSQSSHLQTHQRVHTGEKPFKCEQCGKGFSRRSALNVHHKLHTGEKPYICEACGKAFIHDSQLKEHKRIHTGEKPFKCDICGKSFHFRSRLKSHFMVHTGEKPFRCDTCDKSFHQRSALNRHCMVHTGEKPYRCEQCGKGFIGRLDFYKHQVVHTGEKPYNCKECGKSFRWSSCLLNHQRVHSGEKSFKCEECGKGFYTNSQLSSHQRSHNGEKPYKCEECGKGYVTKFNLDLHQRVHTGERPYNCKECGKSFSRASSILNHKRLHCQKKPFKCEDCGKRLVHRTYRKDQLRDYSGENPSKCEDCGKRYKRRLNLDILLSLFLNDT, encoded by the exons ATGCGCGGGAAATTTGGCCCCCGCAGGCGTTTCGCGAGTATATTGAGGGGCGTGGGAATTGCGGCTCAGGCAGGAGGACCTATGAATTCTGGGAAGTGGAGTCCATTTGCTCTGTGGAGTCGTGGGAACTttggctcaggcaggaggattcgGTGGATTCTGGGAAGTGTAGTCCAGACGCTCTGTGGCATAGCGGACACTTCCGGTCTCCTAGCAGGACTTTACTACTTAACAAGGTGGTTCGAGCCAACTCTGTGTCTTGCGGGTCTTTGCGAAAGTGAACCAGTTATTGGGGGGCGCCTAACGACCTGGGGGTCAACTAAGGGGGCAAGAAGCCCTGGCGAAGACCTGAG ACTGTGGCATGTTTCAGGCAGGATTCCTCCTTCCTTCAAACTGCATCACTCAGGAGTCTGCAAATTCCCCAAAGTAGGAGGAAAAATGACCACATTCAAG GAGGCAGTGACCTTCAAGGATGTGGCTGTGTTCTTCACTGAGGAGGAGCTGGGGCTACTGGACCCTGCCCAGAGGAAGCTGTACCGAGACGTGATGCTGGAGAACTTCAGGAACCTGCTCTCAGCGG GGCATCAACCATTCCACCAAGATACTTTCCACTTCCTAAGGGAAGAAAAGTTTTGGATGATGGAGACAGTAACCCAAAGAGAAGGGAATTCAG GAAGCAAGATCCAAACTGAGTTGGAGTCTGTTCCAGAAGCAGGAACACAGGAAGAGTGGTCCTGCCAGCAAATCTGGGAACAAATTGCAAAAGATTTAACCAGGTCTCAGGACTCTATCATAAATAATTCTCAGTTCTTTGAAAATGGTGATGTcccctcccaggttgaagcgggACTGCCCACAATTCACATAGGACAGAAACCTTCCCAGGGTGGGAAGTGTAAACAGTCCTTCAGTGATGTTTCCATCTTTGATCTTCCTCAGCAGTTATACTCAGGAGAGAAGTCTCATACATGTGATGAGTGTGGAAAAAGCATCTGTTACATCTCAGCTCTTCATGTTCATCAGAGGGTCCACATGGGAGACAAACTCTTTACGTGCGATGTGTGTGGCAAGGAATTTAGTCAAAGCTCACATCTGCAGACTCATCAGAGAgtccacactggagagaaaccattcAAATGTGAGCAGTGTGGGAAAGGTTTCAGTCGTAGATCAGCACTGAATGTTCATCATAAATtacacacaggagagaaaccttacatTTGTGAGGCATGTGGGAAGGCCTTCATTCATGATTCCCAGCTTAAGGAACATAAGAGAATCCATACTGGGGAGAAGCCATTCAAATGTGACATATGTGGTAAGAGCTTCCATTTTAGGTCAAGACTTAAGAGCCATTTCATGGTTCACACAGGAGAAAAACCATTTAGGTGTGATACATGTGATAAGAGCTTTCATCAGAGATCAGCACTTAATAGGCATTGCATGgtccacacaggagagaaaccgtACAGATGTGAGCAGTGTGGAAAAGGCTTCATTGGTAGGCTAGATTTTTATAAGCATCAGGTGgtccacacaggagagaaaccatataattgtaaagaatgtgggaagaGCTTCAGATGGTCCTCATGCCTTTTGAACCATCAGCGAGTCCACAGTGGAGAAAAAAGcttcaaatgtgaagaatgtgggaaGGGATTTTATACAAATTCACAACTGTCTTCCCATCAGAGATCCCACAATGGTGAAAAGCCATATAAATGTGAGGAATGTGGGAAGGGCTACGTTACTAAGTTTAATCTTGACTTGCACCAGAGGGTCCACACGGGAGAGAGACCTTATAattgtaaggaatgtgggaagagcTTTAGCCGGGCCTCAAGTATTTTGAATCATAAGAGACTCCACTGCCAGAAAAAACCATTCAAATGTGAGGACTGTGGAAAGAGGCTTGTACACAGGACATACCGTAAAGACCAACTGAGAGACTACAGTGGGGAAAACCCATCCAAATGTGAGGATTGTGGGAAACGCTACAAGAGGCGCTTGAATCTAGATATACTTTTATCGTTATTTCTAAATGACACataa